The following proteins are co-located in the Triticum aestivum cultivar Chinese Spring chromosome 1A, IWGSC CS RefSeq v2.1, whole genome shotgun sequence genome:
- the LOC123177745 gene encoding uncharacterized protein, protein MQRSISLLGQEEAPKSTRILQNEKGGEVGRSMDMSGDTYHYQPAGMEEDGVGRGEQVPTAAPVLSAKKLWRMVRAVHLVLVRGLGKHQPKLAALGVNLHHMLSSSKRHHNHLPSTRDQDPAFTTYLAAAFSCRSMDPGAAVHPYPRGRGVHSGRGGASSLSSTLSCRSMNPGAAVYQQYQYRPREVEFSCSSPPLHRRSRRAHRHRGQSLLPQQQHGDLPEYTSAPAVKTLFELMDDVEEEEDVEGATVPWAAGRGPAPRQVRITDSPFAARAEDDEEGRKGVVDRRADEFIVWFHDQLRMQQQQRPAARDRAAHFVR, encoded by the coding sequence ATGCAGAGATCCATTAGTTTGCTAGGCCAAGAAGAAGCGCCCAAGAGCACTAGAATTTTACAGAACGAGAAAGGAGGAGAGGTAGGGCGATCGATGGACATGAGCGGGGATACGTATCACTATCAGCCGGCGGGGATGGAGGAGGACGGTGTCGGCCGTGGCGAGCAGGTCCCGACGGCCGCGCCGGTGCTGAGCGCCAAGAAGCTGTGGCGCATGGTGCGCGCCGTGCACCTTGTGCTCGTCAGGGGCCTCGGCAAGCACCAGCCCAAGCTCGCGGCGCTCGGCGTGAACCTGCACCACATGCTGTCGTCGTCCAAGCGCCATCACAACCACCTGCCGTCGACGCGGGACCAGGATCCGGCGTTCACGACGTACCTGGCGGCGGCGTTCTCGTGCCGGTCCATGGACCCGGGCGCCGCGGTGCACCCGTACCCGCGCGGCCGCGGCGTGCACAGTGGcaggggcggcgcgtcctcgctCTCGTCCACGCTCTCGTGCCGGTCCATGAACCCAGGCGCCGCCGTGTACCAGCAGTACCAGTACCGGCCCCGCGAGGTCGAGTTCAGCTGCAGCAGCCCGCCGCTGCACAGGCGCAGCCGCCGCGCGCACCGGCACCGGGGCCAGAGCCTGCTCCCGCAGCAGCAACACGGCGACCTTCCGGAGTACACCTCGGCTCCTGCGGTGAAGACGCTGTTCGAGCTGATGGACgacgtggaggaggaggaggacgtggagggcgCGACGGTGCCTTGGGCGGCCGGGCGCGGGCCGGCGCCGCGGCAGGTACGGATCACGGACTCGCCGTTCGCGGCGAGGgcggaggacgacgaggaagggCGCAAGGGCGTGGTCGACCGGCGCGCCGATGAGTTCATCGTGTGGTTCCACGACCAGCTGcgcatgcagcagcagcagcgccccgCCGCGAGGGATCGCGCCGCGCACTTTGTTAGATGA